From Nitratidesulfovibrio vulgaris str. Hildenborough, a single genomic window includes:
- a CDS encoding DUF523 domain-containing protein, which translates to MLYVVSACLAGVSCRFDGGHTPREQVIELVRQGLALPVCPEQLGGLPTPRPPCEIREGQVVTIDGEDVTEAFERGVVEGVRLAVMAGCTEAILKARSPSCGCGHIYDGTFSGRLVPGDGVFAKALRAAGISVRPDDSL; encoded by the coding sequence ATGCTTTACGTCGTCAGTGCCTGTCTTGCGGGTGTCTCATGCCGCTTCGACGGCGGGCACACCCCGCGGGAACAGGTCATCGAACTGGTCAGGCAAGGGCTTGCGCTGCCCGTATGTCCCGAACAACTGGGCGGACTTCCCACGCCGCGCCCGCCGTGTGAGATTCGTGAGGGGCAGGTCGTCACCATAGATGGCGAGGACGTCACGGAGGCCTTCGAACGGGGTGTCGTCGAAGGGGTGCGCCTTGCCGTCATGGCGGGCTGCACCGAGGCCATCCTCAAGGCCCGCTCGCCCTCGTGCGGCTGCGGTCACATCTACGATGGCACATTCTCCGGTCGACTCGTCCCGGGAGACGGCGTCTTTGCCAAAGCCCTCCGTGCGGCGGGCATCAGCGTCCGGCCCGACGATTCGCTCTGA
- a CDS encoding lysophospholipid acyltransferase family protein, translated as MLQADMPAADSVTHTGTHAAIRPAPTFLPQAAQRLPGALRGPLLSLLGLNRLAVLYDSLPRHEAPAHFAGLALEALGVSLQMEGAGREGIPASGPLVVVANHPFGALEGLLLAHALLPVRPDLRFLANYMLSAVPEMRGLCISVDPFGGKDAARRNVAALREAMRHVEAGGALAVFPSGTVSHLQPSRRAITDPAWHPNVGRLVHRTGADALPVHFHGRNSLFFNLAGLLHPAARTALLPKELLKKRDSVVTCTVGRVIPSATMRDLPGDEERTRHLRMRCYGLAPAPRKVLPLFPRPRPRSVQPVATPRAPSLIRDAVHALCESPAFLLSEGGYSLLETDAAAAPDLLHEIGRLREETFRAVGEGSGKALDLDPFDATYRHLILWHEGDGRIAGAYRFGEVDRILAAQGVKGLYSSTLFRFRPGFFALPGSALELGRAFVHADYQRDYAPLLLLWKGLARCVLRRPGVRRMFGPVSVSLGYSPYSLQAIIDWMLRHSRCPVCSPLVKGRVAPRLRQPGATTPPRTEGLDYNGLCSLVRDMEGGPGVPILFKHYLRLGGRIATFHCDRAFGSLDAFLSIDLASTPRRMLARYMGEEGLASFEASKQRADAAARRTG; from the coding sequence ATGCTTCAGGCCGACATGCCCGCCGCCGATTCCGTCACTCATACAGGCACCCACGCCGCCATCCGCCCCGCCCCCACCTTTCTGCCACAGGCCGCACAGCGCCTGCCGGGTGCCCTGCGCGGCCCCCTGCTGTCACTGCTGGGCCTCAACCGTCTTGCCGTCCTCTACGACTCGCTCCCGCGCCATGAGGCCCCGGCACACTTCGCGGGGCTGGCCCTCGAAGCGCTCGGAGTCTCCCTGCAGATGGAGGGGGCCGGACGCGAGGGCATTCCCGCCAGCGGCCCGCTGGTGGTTGTCGCCAACCACCCCTTCGGTGCGCTCGAAGGTCTTCTGCTTGCCCACGCCCTGCTTCCGGTTCGACCCGACCTGCGCTTTCTGGCCAACTACATGCTCTCTGCCGTGCCAGAGATGCGCGGCCTGTGCATCAGCGTAGACCCCTTCGGCGGCAAGGACGCGGCCAGACGCAATGTCGCGGCCCTGCGCGAGGCCATGCGCCATGTGGAGGCCGGCGGGGCGCTGGCGGTGTTCCCCTCCGGCACGGTCTCGCACCTGCAACCCTCGCGGCGTGCCATCACCGACCCTGCCTGGCACCCCAACGTGGGGCGTCTCGTCCACCGCACCGGGGCCGATGCCCTGCCGGTGCATTTTCATGGACGCAACAGCCTGTTCTTCAACCTTGCCGGCCTGCTGCACCCTGCCGCACGCACCGCGCTGCTGCCCAAAGAACTGCTCAAGAAACGCGACTCTGTCGTCACCTGCACCGTGGGCCGCGTCATCCCCTCCGCCACCATGCGCGACCTCCCCGGTGACGAGGAACGCACCCGCCACCTGCGGATGCGCTGCTACGGGCTGGCCCCGGCCCCACGCAAGGTGCTCCCGCTCTTTCCCCGGCCCCGCCCGCGTTCTGTACAACCCGTGGCGACGCCGCGCGCCCCGTCCCTCATCAGGGACGCCGTACATGCACTGTGCGAAAGCCCTGCCTTTCTACTTTCGGAGGGCGGCTATTCGCTACTGGAGACCGACGCAGCCGCAGCCCCCGACCTGCTGCACGAAATCGGACGACTGCGCGAAGAGACCTTCCGTGCCGTGGGCGAAGGTTCAGGCAAGGCACTCGACCTCGACCCGTTCGACGCCACCTACCGGCACCTCATCCTCTGGCACGAGGGCGATGGACGTATCGCCGGGGCATACCGCTTCGGCGAGGTCGACCGCATCCTCGCGGCACAGGGGGTGAAGGGGCTGTACAGTTCGACGCTCTTCCGCTTCAGGCCGGGCTTCTTCGCCCTGCCCGGCAGTGCCCTTGAACTGGGACGGGCCTTCGTCCATGCCGACTACCAGCGCGACTACGCCCCCCTGCTCCTGCTCTGGAAAGGGCTGGCGCGGTGCGTCCTGCGTCGCCCCGGTGTCCGGCGCATGTTCGGCCCGGTGAGTGTGAGTCTCGGCTATTCGCCGTACTCGTTACAGGCCATCATCGACTGGATGCTGCGCCACAGCCGCTGCCCTGTGTGTTCCCCGCTGGTGAAGGGCCGCGTCGCCCCGCGCCTGCGCCAGCCGGGGGCGACCACGCCGCCCCGTACAGAGGGCCTCGACTACAACGGGCTTTGCTCGCTGGTGCGCGACATGGAAGGCGGCCCTGGCGTTCCCATCCTCTTCAAGCACTACCTCAGACTGGGCGGCAGAATCGCCACGTTCCACTGCGACCGGGCCTTCGGGTCGCTGGACGCCTTCCTGTCCATCGACCTCGCCTCCACCCCGCGCCGCATGCTTGCGCGCTACATGGGTGAGGAGGGGCTCGCGTCCTTCGAGGCATCCAAGCAACGGGCCGACGCCGCAGCACGACGCACCGGGTGA
- a CDS encoding TraR/DksA family transcriptional regulator codes for MTDRQRSDIRDHLQRELDSLRRAAIMGGYEPCADENEFASRLAEMALSVTLLHRAEHRIGLLENALRRLEAYDYGVCEGCGEDIPVARLKASPATRLCVFCQQESECAPVAATDGERLTGRV; via the coding sequence ATGACAGACCGCCAGCGTAGCGACATCCGTGACCACCTTCAGCGAGAACTCGACTCTTTGCGCCGCGCCGCCATCATGGGCGGCTACGAACCCTGCGCCGACGAGAACGAGTTCGCCTCGCGCCTTGCCGAGATGGCCCTTTCCGTCACCCTGCTGCACAGGGCGGAGCATCGCATCGGGTTGCTGGAGAACGCCCTGCGCCGTCTTGAAGCCTACGACTACGGGGTATGCGAAGGGTGCGGCGAAGACATCCCCGTCGCGCGCCTCAAGGCCTCTCCGGCCACGCGCCTGTGCGTGTTCTGTCAGCAGGAGAGCGAGTGCGCTCCCGTAGCAGCTACAGATGGCGAGAGGTTGACGGGACGGGTCTAG
- a CDS encoding LysM peptidoglycan-binding domain-containing protein, which produces MQRTRRRYRISPARRLLLMMLALVALSISVSGCATRKPLSSLPADKETACPAPEKSSGSSDEVVELAIPPVDDGLPLSPAEQAALASTGEVDRNLSPEDYRAVVLHFKYYTHRARGTMERLARRSQNYLPYVREVLRKRGLPEELAYLAIVESGYNPNAVSSSGAVGIWQFMPYTGKLYGLDYDWWIDERRDPYKATHSAASYLAKLYGDFNDWHLALAAYNAGEGKIGRALAGTGAKGFFELVRRNESLDEKARLKDETKQYVPRFIAITKIMRNLQSLGFAPLDTSCAIRPVEVRVRPGTDLMALAQASGMSWASFSDLNPAFRRYVSPPDAHSVIYLPEARREAALAYLAKPQTRNYAGWQPYTVRKGDTLERVGKRAGVPVSVLKQVNKVRSNNLKVGSTLLIPGGTHHEPDTGPAIKRALAERRGSYIVKQGDTLYSIARTQGVELNTLMQANGMAEAHTLRVGQKLYIPGGSEAPAPQPVATSKPEKPQAPVARATSTPEPRQLVASVTAMPVSAAKAPSRSAGPSAAVKTKTVTYKVQQGDTMWAIARKFNVHPKELMRQNRLEMDTVLRPGDSITVTQE; this is translated from the coding sequence ATGCAGCGAACCCGCCGCCGCTACAGAATATCCCCGGCCCGCAGGCTTCTTCTGATGATGCTGGCCCTTGTCGCCCTCTCCATCTCCGTATCGGGCTGTGCTACGCGCAAGCCCCTTTCTTCGCTTCCCGCCGACAAGGAGACGGCCTGCCCCGCGCCGGAGAAATCCTCCGGCAGCAGTGACGAGGTGGTCGAACTCGCCATCCCCCCCGTGGATGACGGCCTGCCCCTCTCGCCCGCAGAACAGGCCGCGCTGGCATCCACCGGCGAGGTCGACCGCAACCTCTCCCCTGAAGACTACCGCGCCGTCGTCCTGCATTTCAAATACTACACCCACAGGGCGCGCGGCACCATGGAGCGTCTGGCCCGCCGTTCGCAGAACTATCTGCCCTACGTCCGCGAAGTGCTTCGCAAACGCGGCCTGCCCGAAGAACTGGCCTATCTCGCCATCGTCGAGAGCGGGTACAACCCCAATGCCGTCTCGTCGTCCGGTGCCGTGGGCATCTGGCAGTTCATGCCCTACACCGGCAAACTCTACGGCCTCGACTACGACTGGTGGATAGACGAACGCCGCGACCCCTACAAGGCCACCCATTCCGCCGCGTCGTACCTTGCCAAGCTCTATGGCGACTTCAACGACTGGCACCTCGCCCTCGCCGCCTACAATGCCGGTGAGGGCAAGATAGGTCGCGCGCTTGCCGGGACGGGGGCCAAGGGCTTCTTCGAACTGGTGCGCCGGAACGAGAGCCTCGACGAGAAGGCCCGCCTCAAGGACGAGACCAAGCAGTACGTGCCCCGGTTCATCGCCATCACCAAGATCATGCGCAACCTCCAGTCGCTCGGTTTCGCCCCGCTCGACACCTCGTGCGCCATCCGGCCCGTCGAGGTGCGTGTCCGCCCCGGTACGGACCTCATGGCCCTTGCGCAGGCTTCCGGCATGAGCTGGGCGTCCTTCTCCGACCTGAACCCGGCTTTCCGGCGCTATGTCAGCCCGCCTGACGCCCACTCCGTCATCTATCTTCCGGAGGCACGCCGCGAAGCGGCCCTCGCCTACCTCGCCAAACCGCAGACCCGCAACTATGCAGGCTGGCAGCCCTACACCGTGCGCAAGGGCGACACGCTGGAGCGCGTCGGCAAGCGCGCCGGGGTTCCCGTATCGGTGCTGAAGCAGGTCAACAAGGTGCGCAGCAACAACCTCAAGGTCGGCAGCACACTGCTCATCCCCGGCGGTACGCATCACGAACCCGACACCGGGCCCGCGATCAAGCGCGCCCTTGCCGAACGCCGCGGCAGCTACATCGTGAAACAGGGCGACACCCTCTACAGCATCGCACGCACACAGGGCGTCGAACTGAACACCCTGATGCAGGCCAATGGCATGGCAGAGGCGCACACCCTGCGCGTGGGGCAGAAGCTCTACATCCCCGGCGGGTCCGAAGCGCCTGCGCCGCAGCCTGTCGCGACAAGCAAGCCGGAGAAGCCGCAGGCCCCTGTGGCACGCGCCACATCCACCCCGGAACCCCGCCAGCTGGTCGCCAGCGTGACCGCCATGCCCGTATCAGCCGCCAAGGCCCCCTCGCGCAGCGCAGGGCCCTCCGCCGCCGTCAAGACGAAGACCGTCACCTACAAGGTGCAGCAGGGTGACACCATGTGGGCCATCGCCCGCAAGTTCAATGTCCACCCCAAAGAACTGATGCGCCAGAACAGGCTCGAAATGGATACGGTGTTGCGGCCCGGCGACTCCATCACCGTGACGCAGGAATAG
- a CDS encoding TrmH family RNA methyltransferase yields MKQRPYGQRRDGGDRRTGDGDGGDSGRGRRKSGATGTGEGRGEARGGQRRGAGGPQGERRAPRDDRPRRDAERPAGTGGRTSRGPYAYAMLPDGDAPRFDERPAADVEAMPQGRPPVDERHDDTAADTAQGAPVVATDQPVLPGLKPVLELLASDPARIDTVFIRRGRRTPDTDRLMDLCREMRVRFSLVEGQVLDKLYAGGHQGVVARLFEAGYVELDDLLQDAPDAPLPLIIALDQVQDPGNAGTLARSLYALGGAGLIVPRHNAAYLGAGAHRAAAGALEKLPVARVANLARALDEAAEAGYAIYGAMCGEGSVNAFTATLRTPCVLVLGNEDKGIRPNVAKRCDTLLHIPMLRDFDSFNVAQAGALLLGCFAAPLLRDR; encoded by the coding sequence ATGAAACAGCGGCCTTATGGACAACGGCGAGACGGGGGCGACCGTCGCACCGGCGACGGCGATGGCGGAGACAGCGGGCGCGGACGGCGCAAGTCAGGTGCGACCGGGACGGGTGAGGGGCGTGGCGAAGCCCGTGGCGGACAGCGCCGGGGTGCTGGTGGCCCGCAAGGTGAACGTCGCGCACCGCGTGACGACCGGCCACGCCGCGATGCGGAACGCCCTGCCGGGACCGGAGGCCGCACGTCGCGAGGGCCCTATGCCTATGCCATGCTCCCTGACGGTGATGCCCCCCGGTTCGACGAACGCCCTGCTGCGGACGTGGAGGCCATGCCGCAGGGCAGGCCGCCGGTCGACGAACGGCATGACGACACCGCTGCCGACACCGCGCAGGGTGCGCCTGTCGTGGCGACCGACCAGCCCGTGCTGCCGGGGCTGAAGCCCGTCCTCGAACTGCTGGCATCCGACCCGGCGCGCATCGATACGGTGTTCATACGTCGTGGGCGCCGTACACCGGACACCGACCGCCTCATGGACCTGTGCCGGGAGATGCGCGTGCGCTTCTCGCTGGTGGAAGGGCAGGTGCTGGACAAGCTTTACGCTGGCGGACATCAGGGTGTGGTGGCTCGTCTCTTCGAGGCGGGCTACGTCGAACTCGACGACCTGCTGCAAGATGCCCCCGACGCACCGCTGCCGCTCATCATCGCCCTTGACCAGGTGCAGGACCCCGGCAACGCGGGTACGCTGGCGCGTTCCCTCTATGCCCTCGGCGGTGCGGGACTCATCGTGCCGCGTCACAATGCCGCCTATCTCGGGGCCGGTGCGCACCGGGCCGCAGCGGGGGCGCTGGAGAAGCTGCCCGTGGCCCGTGTGGCCAACCTCGCGCGCGCCCTCGACGAGGCCGCCGAAGCGGGGTACGCCATCTACGGTGCCATGTGCGGCGAAGGCAGTGTCAACGCCTTCACCGCCACGTTGCGGACACCCTGCGTGCTCGTTCTCGGCAACGAGGACAAGGGCATACGCCCCAATGTGGCCAAGCGGTGCGATACCCTGCTGCACATCCCCATGCTGCGCGATTTCGATTCGTTCAACGTGGCGCAGGCCGGGGCGCTGTTGCTGGGCTGCTTTGCCGCGCCCCTGCTGCGTGACCGGTAG
- the fliQ gene encoding flagellar biosynthesis protein FliQ, whose product MTPEFVIGFARQSIELALLISMPILGVGLAVGVVVSVIQAATQIQEMTLSFIPKVVSIFIAVLVSFPWIMDKMVTFTREVFLNIPNYIR is encoded by the coding sequence ATGACACCGGAATTCGTCATCGGCTTCGCGAGACAGTCCATCGAACTGGCGCTGCTCATCTCCATGCCCATTCTTGGCGTGGGGCTGGCGGTGGGCGTCGTTGTCAGCGTCATTCAGGCCGCGACCCAGATTCAGGAGATGACGCTCTCGTTCATCCCCAAGGTGGTCTCCATCTTCATTGCGGTGCTGGTCAGCTTTCCTTGGATAATGGACAAGATGGTCACCTTCACACGTGAGGTATTCCTCAACATCCCCAATTATATCAGGTGA
- the fliP gene encoding flagellar type III secretion system pore protein FliP (The bacterial flagellar biogenesis protein FliP forms a type III secretion system (T3SS)-type pore required for flagellar assembly.): MAAQDVVMPTMQLTLAAGRTEPEKVSLTLEILFMLTVLSLAPAIMLTVTSFTRIIIVFHFVRQALGVQALPPSQVLASLAIFMTVVIMTPVGKEINDNALQPYLREEIGFNEALKKAEAPMRTFMFKHTREKDLSVFYAVTKMEQPRSKDDVPTIMLAAGYVISELKTGFTIGFLIYIPFLILDMVISSILLAMGMMMLPPMMVSMPFKLLLFVMVDGWGLLVGSLVNSFMV; the protein is encoded by the coding sequence ATGGCCGCGCAGGATGTGGTCATGCCCACCATGCAGCTGACGCTGGCGGCAGGGCGCACCGAACCGGAGAAGGTTTCGCTCACGCTCGAAATCCTCTTCATGCTCACGGTGCTTTCGCTGGCCCCCGCCATCATGCTGACGGTGACCAGCTTCACCCGCATCATCATCGTCTTCCATTTCGTGCGTCAGGCGTTGGGCGTACAGGCCCTGCCGCCCAGTCAGGTGCTCGCCAGCCTTGCCATTTTCATGACGGTGGTCATCATGACCCCCGTGGGCAAAGAGATCAACGACAACGCCCTGCAACCCTACCTGCGCGAGGAGATAGGCTTCAACGAGGCCCTGAAGAAGGCCGAAGCCCCCATGCGCACCTTCATGTTCAAGCATACGCGCGAGAAGGACCTCTCGGTCTTCTACGCCGTCACCAAGATGGAACAGCCCCGAAGCAAGGACGACGTGCCCACCATCATGCTGGCGGCGGGCTACGTCATCAGCGAACTCAAGACGGGCTTCACCATCGGCTTTCTCATCTACATCCCGTTCCTCATCCTCGACATGGTCATCTCCAGCATCCTACTTGCCATGGGCATGATGATGCTGCCCCCCATGATGGTCTCCATGCCGTTCAAGCTGCTGCTGTTCGTCATGGTCGACGGATGGGGGCTGCTGGTGGGGTCGCTCGTCAACAGCTTCATGGTCTGA
- the fliO gene encoding flagellar biosynthetic protein FliO, protein MANDMAPLADNATQAAESLYRGSVEAMSNATTDATTMAEGFGRTVAAANATIGVEGAQHAFSWSGYLQAIGILLLLLAALWGAVWLLRRYGPFRFLPQPGAFPRDALRVEAQVPLGQRKGLVVVRFLDRRLLLGVTDQRISLLTEMDADHERSTDEDFDSLLEKAQHTRPPAP, encoded by the coding sequence TTGGCTAACGACATGGCACCCCTTGCTGACAACGCCACGCAGGCGGCCGAGAGCCTCTACCGCGGGTCGGTCGAGGCGATGTCCAACGCAACGACCGATGCCACGACCATGGCGGAAGGCTTCGGTCGCACCGTTGCCGCCGCCAACGCCACCATCGGCGTAGAGGGGGCACAGCACGCCTTCTCGTGGAGTGGCTACCTGCAGGCCATCGGCATCCTTCTGCTTCTTCTCGCTGCCCTGTGGGGCGCGGTATGGCTGCTGCGCCGTTACGGGCCGTTCCGCTTCCTGCCGCAACCGGGCGCGTTCCCCCGTGACGCCCTGCGTGTGGAGGCACAGGTCCCCCTCGGTCAGCGAAAGGGACTCGTGGTGGTACGCTTCTTGGATAGACGATTGCTGCTGGGCGTCACCGACCAGCGCATTTCGCTACTCACGGAGATGGATGCCGACCATGAGCGCAGCACCGACGAAGACTTCGACTCCCTTCTGGAGAAGGCGCAGCACACTCGCCCTCCTGCCCCCTAG
- the fliN gene encoding flagellar motor switch protein FliN, whose protein sequence is MGNDDIDQDLLAQQWAAALEGEGVEDTGGKSPDDKLAEEWARALATEEQGQLRKEKEQAFLSQAQEAKFKDLTEESRAPRPDSGKRELDFILDIPLDVSAELGRTRLLINELLQLGQGSVVELNKLAGEPLEVFVNGKLVARGEAVVINEKFGVRLTDIISPIERVKQLG, encoded by the coding sequence ATGGGCAACGACGACATAGATCAAGACCTTCTCGCCCAGCAGTGGGCGGCGGCCCTTGAAGGCGAGGGTGTAGAGGACACCGGCGGCAAGAGCCCCGACGACAAGCTGGCAGAAGAATGGGCAAGGGCTCTGGCGACCGAGGAGCAGGGGCAGTTGCGCAAGGAGAAGGAACAGGCGTTCCTCTCGCAGGCGCAGGAGGCCAAGTTCAAGGATCTGACGGAAGAGTCGCGCGCACCCCGCCCCGATAGCGGCAAGCGCGAGCTCGACTTCATCCTCGACATCCCGCTCGACGTCTCCGCCGAACTGGGGCGCACCCGTCTGCTCATCAACGAACTGCTGCAACTCGGTCAGGGGTCCGTGGTGGAGCTGAACAAGCTCGCTGGCGAGCCGCTCGAGGTCTTCGTCAACGGCAAACTGGTGGCACGCGGCGAAGCCGTGGTCATCAACGAGAAGTTCGGCGTGCGCCTCACCGACATCATCAGCCCCATCGAACGGGTGAAGCAACTTGGCTAA
- a CDS encoding flagellar basal body-associated FliL family protein: MAEEQKPAKKSSKVKWIILLLVLLLLAGGGAGAYWWFFLRQPPAQAEQAATEADKNATKGAGKTDTAKSEGRLTTLPPFLVNLADPAGRRYLKLSMDVEVNAPAAVKEIEGQTAKVRDAIILLLSGKSYTELAAPEGKLLLKNEVADRLNQILGAPRVTRVYFTEFVIQ; the protein is encoded by the coding sequence GTGGCTGAAGAGCAGAAGCCCGCCAAGAAATCGAGCAAGGTCAAATGGATCATCCTGCTGCTCGTCCTCCTGCTTCTGGCGGGGGGCGGCGCGGGGGCCTACTGGTGGTTCTTCCTCCGGCAACCTCCGGCGCAGGCGGAACAGGCCGCGACCGAGGCGGACAAGAACGCCACCAAGGGCGCGGGCAAGACCGACACGGCGAAGAGCGAAGGCCGCCTCACCACGCTGCCGCCCTTCCTCGTCAACCTTGCCGACCCTGCGGGCAGACGGTATCTGAAGCTTTCCATGGACGTGGAGGTCAACGCCCCCGCCGCCGTGAAGGAGATAGAAGGGCAGACGGCCAAGGTGCGCGACGCCATCATCCTGCTGCTCTCAGGCAAGTCGTACACCGAACTCGCCGCGCCCGAAGGCAAGCTGCTGCTCAAGAACGAGGTGGCGGACAGGCTCAACCAGATTCTCGGCGCGCCGCGCGTGACGCGGGTCTACTTCACCGAATTCGTCATCCAGTAG
- a CDS encoding OmpA/MotB family protein has protein sequence MNANPRKTRRKPHQHIPQQGWMLTYSDLVTLLLAFFVLLVSMSSVDRVQFERMASSLRQPGDLAGTPEAPRTDVSKRLRDLLMDAEALSANAVEIRSLLFPPQVLPPGVEARTVERDVEVLENPEGVVIALTHDLLFPQGQDRLPPASLRLLDTLTDVLAGLDADVNVSAHTDATEGGADPWDLSDRRALSVLEHFLQRGMDPARFSVSGYGPDRPLDASASPEAAQRNRRVEILVKTAKRPGRYG, from the coding sequence ATGAACGCCAACCCCCGCAAGACGCGTCGCAAGCCGCATCAGCACATCCCCCAGCAGGGCTGGATGCTCACCTATTCCGACCTCGTGACGCTGCTGCTTGCCTTCTTCGTGCTGCTTGTCAGCATGTCCTCGGTGGACAGGGTGCAATTCGAGCGCATGGCCTCGTCGTTACGCCAGCCGGGCGACCTTGCGGGCACCCCGGAGGCCCCGAGAACCGACGTCAGCAAACGGCTGCGCGACCTGCTCATGGATGCCGAGGCCCTTTCCGCGAACGCCGTCGAAATCCGCAGCCTGCTCTTTCCCCCGCAGGTGTTGCCCCCGGGTGTGGAGGCACGTACAGTGGAGCGCGATGTGGAGGTGCTGGAGAACCCGGAAGGTGTCGTCATTGCCCTGACACACGACCTGCTCTTCCCGCAGGGACAGGACAGGCTACCCCCGGCGTCCCTCCGGCTTCTGGACACGCTGACGGATGTCCTTGCCGGACTCGACGCGGACGTGAATGTCAGTGCGCACACCGACGCGACCGAAGGCGGGGCCGACCCGTGGGACCTTTCCGACCGTAGGGCCCTGAGCGTGCTGGAACATTTTCTGCAAAGAGGCATGGACCCCGCACGGTTCTCCGTCAGCGGCTACGGCCCCGACAGACCCCTCGACGCCAGCGCCTCGCCCGAGGCGGCACAACGCAACCGGCGCGTCGAGATTCTGGTGAAGACCGCGAAGCGTCCCGGACGCTACGGCTAG
- a CDS encoding OmpA/MotB family protein, with translation MARRTARRVTRTQEGQPGWLLTYSDLMTLLLAFFVLLVSMSTIDERRRRMVIESVFGGIGLMQTGSGEASGDRLVPLTDPDAQHDARRDLGPLKATLDGAQGKGVDFFDNGNVQILSIDADVLFGPGETRLSKEGERLLATFAPTLRTIEHPLLVAGHASPPRDEQGAGFRLRAEGTLSPSWMLSLRRATSVYRALRDLGVPSSRLILEGFGDGHPRHDAFTATGRRANRRVDLVLDKRNLAWLQQRQGTARETQYDYKGFRFGLESPAPAGSPPAPPGAPGTTPDVIPGTPDAATPSSSTATPQLPRAFDGVDGNGEVRAPALGPTLVPVRPGTTAAPAGVNRFAPPPEVTIPAPSPASEAVP, from the coding sequence ATGGCACGTCGGACGGCACGGCGCGTAACACGCACACAAGAGGGCCAACCCGGCTGGCTGCTGACGTACTCCGACCTCATGACGCTGCTGCTGGCCTTCTTCGTCCTGCTGGTCAGCATGAGCACCATCGATGAACGGCGACGACGCATGGTCATCGAATCTGTCTTCGGCGGCATCGGACTTATGCAGACCGGTTCGGGCGAAGCCTCGGGCGACCGCCTCGTCCCCCTGACGGACCCCGACGCACAGCACGATGCCCGGCGCGACCTCGGCCCGCTCAAGGCCACGCTGGACGGGGCGCAGGGCAAGGGTGTCGACTTCTTCGACAACGGCAACGTCCAGATTCTCTCCATCGACGCCGATGTCCTCTTCGGCCCCGGCGAGACCCGCCTTTCGAAAGAGGGTGAACGGCTTCTGGCGACCTTTGCCCCGACCCTGCGCACCATCGAACACCCCCTGCTTGTGGCCGGGCACGCCTCGCCCCCGCGCGATGAACAGGGTGCAGGCTTTCGCCTGCGTGCGGAGGGCACCCTCTCGCCCTCATGGATGCTCTCGCTACGGCGCGCCACCAGCGTATACCGGGCGTTGCGCGACCTTGGCGTCCCGTCGTCGCGTCTCATCCTCGAAGGCTTCGGCGACGGGCACCCGCGGCATGACGCCTTCACGGCCACGGGCCGACGCGCCAACCGCCGGGTCGACCTTGTCCTCGACAAGCGCAACCTCGCGTGGCTGCAACAGCGGCAGGGCACGGCCCGTGAAACGCAATACGACTACAAGGGCTTCCGTTTCGGGCTGGAGTCCCCCGCCCCGGCTGGCAGCCCGCCAGCACCACCCGGTGCCCCCGGCACGACTCCCGACGTCATTCCGGGCACGCCCGACGCTGCGACACCATCTTCATCCACGGCAACGCCACAACTTCCTCGCGCCTTCGACGGGGTAGACGGCAACGGCGAAGTGCGCGCCCCGGCCCTCGGCCCCACGCTGGTACCCGTACGTCCCGGCACCACCGCTGCCCCCGCCGGAGTGAACAGGTTCGCGCCCCCGCCAGAGGTGACCATTCCGGCCCCGTCTCCGGCTTCGGAGGCCGTACCATGA